The sequence TTTTGCCCAGAAAGATGCGGCCGGCATCCACTCCGAGCTCCTGCACAAGGTGATTCTTCACAAACTCCGCCCGGGTGGCGGCCAGCCGCACGAGATCGTCGTCGGTGATGCGGATGAGCTCCCTGAGCTTGGCTTCCTGCACTTCCCGGGGGACTTCCTTGTGCATGCCGAAGGCGCCTTTTTCCTTTTCCACCGGTTCTTCCTTGTAGGCGTCCCAGAGCAGTTCCGGGTATTCCTCGTCCGTGATTTCGAGCTCTTCAAGGTTTGTTTTTTCCCGTTCCCTGCGTGGCAGGTCATCAAATTTGATGACCTGCAGCTTACGCATGAACTGTCTCTCGGCCAGGGCCTGCCGGTCGGCGGCAGTATCGGAGTGTCCATGGATGGATATCTTGATCCCCGGGCGCTGGGCCAGAATGTCGGCCAGGGCCTGCATGTTCGGCATGGTCTCGGGCGCGGGCACGGCTAGGCCGGGCGGGAAGGGGAGCTTGTTCAAGTCTTCGCCGCCCCCGTCAGGGACCAGGCTTGCCAGCAGCGAGAAGGGGGAGGCGATGGCCTTGACGATGAGGCCCAGGAAGGCCTGCATGACAATGCCGCCGATGCTGAATTTCGGATCGGTCAAATCGCCCTTGACCGGAAGGTTGATGGTGATGTTGCCGGACATGTCCCGTAAGAGGGCCAGGCCCAGCTTGATCGGGACGTCGGCTGCGTCCGGGGACTCGACCTTGTCGCCCAGTTCGAGCTGGCGGGCTTTTATGGCGTTGCCCATGGACAGTTTGTTTTCCGAGGTGTCCACGCTTATTTCCCAGTCCAGCTGACCGCTCGCGACAGGGTAGGCGATGAATTTCGAGGAGTACGACGACAGCGCGACCAGATCCAGATTGCGCAGGGTCACGATGCTGCTGGCCTCCACAGGGCTCTTGAGCGGCGAGACCCATCCTTTGGCGGTGATGGGCGCGGAGCCGTCGATGATGGCGGTCAGGTCCAGCTCCGTGCGTTTTGCCGGGTCCAGGGAGAATCCGGTCACGGTCAGATCCAGCGGGAATACGATTGACTCGAACTGCGGCGAAAGTGATTTGTCCGCAAAGGAGAATCGGCCTTTTTTGAGGTTCACCGCGCCTATTTCAAGGGCTGTGAGCCCCTCGGATTTTGCGGATGTTTTTGTCGGAGTCTTTTTCTTGGCGGTCGGAGCAATGCGTTCCAGACTGGTTTTGCCCTGCCCGTCGATGACGAAATTGCCTCGCGGTTCGTCCAGGTCGACCTGCGCGATTTTCAAGGCAAGGGGGGAGAGTTGCAGCGCAAGCCTGTTTACGTCCAGGGTTTTGAAGCCGAACAGTTCGGTTCGTGACCTGCCTTCCGTGACCCGCAATCCGTCAACCTGCAGGGAGCCGGAGATCTGGTCCGGGGTTTTGCCGCCCATCCTCCAGTCCAGCTTGCCGCCGAGCCTGCCTGCGGGAATGTCGATGAGGGCAACGTCCGCGGCATAGGCCGAGGCGACGGCCAGGGGTATCCTGGACAGCGTGAGGCTACCCTTGCTGCTCATGGTGGCCGGAACGATATCACCGGAGGCTTTCACTGTCCCCGTTTCCTCCACGCGGCAGGACAGGGTCAGGGGGACGGCCTTGCCGAGGTCAGAGGACAGGCTCTTGGCTGTGAGGGTGATCTGGTCCAGGTCCAGGCGCACGGGTTTTGCCAGAGTCTGGTCTGTGATCGAGACACTGGTTCCGGCCAGGGAAAACTGCTCCACGGCCACCGTCCAGGCTGGCGCCGTAGCTTTGGCCGGGGCTGCCGTCTTGGCAGGCGCTGTCTGTCCGGGCGCAAACAGTTTGGCCAGGTTCAGGTCGCCGTTTGCTTGCCTGACCAGATCAACGGCCAGGTTCAGTTCCACAGGGCCGACCTGTACGGATTGTGCTTTTGTGTCCGCCGTCACCGGTCCCACCTGCAGAGAGGAGATTCTGATCGGAGTCGGAGCGGCCTTGTCCCCGGTCGCCAGGTCAACGCCTTTGAGCGACGCCCCTGCCATGGCGATATTCCAGGCGGCGGGATCGGATTTCGTCTGGCCGGACGAGTCGCTTTTTTTCTTGGCGGGAGCGCCCATGGCGTCCAGCAGTCTTGCCCTGCCCGCCTTGTCGAGGGCGGTGGAGAAGGTCGCTCCGTCCAGGGTCAGCATGCCCGTGCGCATGCTGTTGTCGGCCAGGTTCAGGAAAATATTGTCCAGAGCCGCGCGGCCGAGCTTGATTTCCCCGGCCCCGTCCGCCGCCTTCAGACTCAGGTCGCGAATTTCAAGGGACGAATCTTCAAGGCGCAAAGCCCTGTCCTCGCCATCGATGGCAAAGCGGATACCGGCGTCGGCCTTGGCCGTGGCCAGGGTCAGGGGCAGCGCATCCTTGAAATAGGATGCATAGGAAGGAATATCCAGGTCCCGGACTTCGATCAGGGCCAGCACACGGAAGGGTGAAACGGAAAAAGTCGCGTTGGTGTCGATGGCCTCTCCGTCAGCAGTGCGCATCTGCAGTCCGGCCACAGAGGTTGCATTGAGCGAGGTGTCCAGATCTGTGATGGTCAGGTCCAGCGACTCGATCTCCTTGGTGAAAGAGGTGGTTTCGTCCCTGAAGTGGACGCGGCCGTCCACGAGGCGGATTGTGGGTACCTGCAACAGCAGGGTCCTGGCAGTGTCGCGTCTGGCGGCCGTGGCGTTGTCGATCTCCAGGGCTTCGTTCATGGATGCGTTGCCGGTCACGGCGGCAACTGTCGTGTTGGCGTTAGCGGCGCTGGCATTAGCCGCGTTGGGATCGCCCCCTGCGATGTTGCCGTCCTCCACAGTGATTGGGGCGGACGCGTTTTGCGCTATCGGCGTGCTTGGGGCCGTGGCGTTGGCTGGTGAATCCACCGGGGCATCCGGGGGCACGAAGTAGTGCATCCAGTTCAGGCTCCCGTCCTTGTGGCGCACGACGCGCAGATACGGTTGCTCCAGGACCACGGAGCTCAGCCCGAGCCGCAGATTCAGGATGGAGATGTCGTCCATGACGGCCTCGGTCCTGGCGGCGGTGAGCACGGGTTCCCCGTCGTCGACCAATTCGATGTCGCGTCCCGTGATGGTGCCCTGCAGGGAAAAGGTGGGCAGCGCGTCTTCGAACTGTTCAAAAGCCAGTTTGCTCTCCAGGTTGAGAAAGCCTTTGGAAAGCTGGAGATTTTCTCTGGCCATGGCATAGGCCCAGTATTGGGGCAGCGCGAGGTCGATGACGTTCAAGTCAAATTCGGTTTTGAGAGAGTTGGAAAAGGGGGTGGTCCGCCCTTCGAGGTTGAACGGCGCGCCGTTGGCCCTGAAGGACAGGGTCGGCGTCATGAAGGTTTCCCAGTCTTTTTTGCGTGAGGAAAAGCGGGGCAGGTTGAACTGGATCTGATCCACGACATGGCTCACCCCCCTGGCCTGGTCTTCGAAGGTCAGGGTGCCGTTGCCGATGGTGAAGGGTTCAACGATAAGGGGCAGGAGCATGGGTTCGCCCGTTCTTTCGGGCCCCGGTTCTGCGGATCCGACGGTCAGGTCGGAAAAATTGGTTTGCCCGTCCTGGCCGAGGCGGATATGAATGCGCGGACCATCCACCCGCGCCTCGCGCACGACCAGGGCCAGACGCGGGATGGAACTGAGTTCCAGGTTGGCGTGCAACCTGTCAAAAGCGACAAATTCGCCGGATTCGTCAGGTTCGCGGATGACAAAATCGCTGACATCCGCGGTCATGGCAAAAGGATTGACGCGAATCTCCCCGACGCTGATCTGACGGCTCAAAGCCGGAGCCACTTTCTCGACAAGAACATAGCTGGCGATGCGCGGCAGAAGGAGAAATCCGATGGCGGCATAAAGGGCGACGCAGCATGTTGTTATGGCGAGGGTTTTTTGCCACCAGATTAGATTTTTCCAGGATTCGCGTATGATTTTCATATCGTTCTCCTTTTTGCTATGTCGATACATTTTTATCTAGGCTTTTGGCAAGGACAGGTCGATATAGTAGTAAAGTATGTCTAGATAACCCGGCGCAGAGAAATATTGGAAGTAACAATAAACGAGTAATTTTTAGGTATTCTGTATTATGTTTAGAAATATGCCATTTTTGTATTTGAAAAGAAAAGAGTTTCAAGTGATGTTAAAGGCTCATTTCCTCGCATACGTGCACGATGTGAACACGATTGATAAATTAGATATTAAAAGATATAAAACTTCAGATACAATATTTATTTTAGGATCAGGAAGTTCTATAAATAATATTTCTGATAAGCAGTGGGATTTAATTTCTAAGAATGATAGTTTGGGGTTAAATTTTTGGATTATTCATGATTTTATTTCAACATTTTATTGTTATGAAGAACCGAATAGTTCCGGTGATCGGAAAAATATTTTTTACGATATCTTAAATAAAAAAAAGGATTTGTTGTCTGAAAGGCCATTTATCATCAAAGATTTACTGCCATCTAAAATTTCTTTTGACCGCATTCCTGAAGAATTGAAAAAAAATATTTATTTATCTTTTGATTTTGATATTCCAGCTAAAGGTGATGATGCAGTCATGATGAAATATTTATGGGTTTTGAAAAGTTTGGGGCGACTTCGATACACAGGGAAGATTCGTTGTATTTATAGTATAACTGCATCTCTTTCCTATGCAGTATTTTTTTCTTTATTTATGGGATATAAGAAAGTCGTTTTTTGTGGGATTGATCTTTCTGACTCTTTGTATTTTTATGAAGAAAAAGAAGATTACTATAAAAATAAGGGGATAATTGTTCCGAAAAGCATGCAAAATCCAGGTGTTCATTCGACGGAGGCTAGGAGCCATAAAAAAATTCCGATTTCACATGTTCTTAAGGCTATATACGATTTAGTATCCAAGGAAAATGATATTGAATTGTACGTTGCACAAAATGTTGGGAAACTTTCCAAATATTTTAAAGTTTTTTTTTAATGTGGTGTATAGATATATTTTTTAAACGTGATTATTGGTATCTGATTAGGTTTAGAGGTCTTACAAAATTGCGGTGTGGCAGCCAAAGAATGGGCTAATGCTGGCTCCGATATGGGGTAGCTTGAACAATTTAGCGATTTTTAATCGCAGTTGATGTTAAAAAAAATTCCGCTAACATCCAATCATTCTCCGTATCAATATCCAGGGCCTCATATATCGACTCCATGACGAAGGGTACTGTGCGTTCGGGCAAAAAGCTGTGTCCACTTCTCAACATTTGCGGTGATATCAGGTAAATGGCTCCGTTAAGGGCGTACGCCGCTTCAAGGTCTTGAGATCGCCTTTCGATGCCTTCCCGGCCGAGATAGGGTTCCATACCGGACTTCTTGAGTCGAAAGCACCACGCTGGGTGGACAGGCGCTTTACTGACGCTGACCACCGCGTTGTGCCCCTTCGTCATTTCGTAAAGGGTGACGGCTTTCTTTATGCTTTCGGCAGTACGAAAGGGAGACGTGGGTTGTAGAAGCAGCAATCCGTCCACAGCTCCATATGCCTCTTCATGTCTGTCCAGTTCGTAGAGCGCGACGTCCACGCTGGTTGCTACATCTGTAGCCAGTTGTGGGGGCCGCAAGCCGGGAACGGTTGCTCCGAATTTTTCAGCAGTTGCTGCTATGTTCACATCATCCGTTGAGACGACAATATGAGAACATGCGTTGCTGACGAGTGCCGCACGAATAGTCCAGGCAATGAGGGGTAAGCTGCCAAGAAGCTTTACATTTTTTCCATGGATTCGCTTGGATCCGCCGCGGGCCGGAATGAGTCCCAGAATTTTCATGACAGTGTAAGAAAGCTCCATAGTAGAATTTTCATCATCGTCGGGTGAGTGAACAGCTTCAGGTCGTCTGCCACGGCTTAGTCCTCTTTATCGTGTTTTATTCGCCGGATTCAGGACGCATCTCATTGCGCACTTTTTTGAGATCATCCGGGCGGCCTACGTCCGTCCAGATTTCATGCATAGGATAGGCAATAATCCGCTCGTCGCGGAGTCGGAGCAACTCGAAGATGTCCGGCATGTCGCTGGGTTTTCCGGACGGCACGAGTCGCAGTGCTTCCGCACCAAGAACATAGATGCCTGCATTGACATGAGTTCTGAATACGGGTTTTTCCTCGAAGCCAACAATACTCACGCCATTGGTCTGCACCACTCCAAAAGGGTGCTGCCATTCATGCATGCGAACGGCCATGGTGGCCGCAGCCTGATGGTATATGTGGAAATCGACGATTTCTCCGTAGCGTACATCGGTCAGTACATCTCCGTTGGTGACAACGACGGGTTCCATGGGTTTGGGGTCGAGCAAACCCAAAGCGCCTGCTGTGCCGAGAGGCGTATCCTCGTGCAGGTAGCTTATGCGCACGTCCCATTTTGCCCCATCGCCAAAATAGTCTTCGACCACATGCGCCAGATAGCGGACTGCGAGGACGAAATGCCTGAAACCTTCGTTTTTGGCCCGCTCGATGATGTGTTCGAGCATGGGCTTGCCGGCCACGGGAAGCATTGGCTTAGGGCAGTCTTCCGTGTAGGGAAGCAGTCGGGTACCCATGCCTCCGGCCATGATTACCATGAGGTTTTTCCGCTCCGGTTGCGCGATGATATCGTTCCAGAGGTGCAGCCCCACCACTTTGTGCTGACCGTCGACAACAGGCATTTGTAGCAGTCGGTTCACCCGCATCAGGTGCAGGATCATTTCCCGGCTCATTTCCGGAGGGGCTACCAGCGGGTTGGTGAAGAGAATTTGTTCGATCCCGGTGCGCAGGTCCAGGCCGCGTAGCAGGCCTCGCCGGATGTCGCCGTCGGTGACGGTTCCAAGCAATTTTCCGTGTTCGTCAACAACCATAACTATTTGCAGGGTTGATGCATTCAGGCTCTGGATGGCGTCCTGGATGGTGGAATTTATTGAGAGCAGGGCACTGGACCATGCATGTTTATCCGGATTGGGCATAGGCAGGTCACTTCCTGTCGGGGTGTCGGGTGTTTTTGCGGATCGGGGCGGCCATGACGCATTCGTTGGCGGCCAAGTTTCGTACCAAGGCTGTGCAGGCAGCGACCACAGAGCGTCTGCCTATGCGGATGTTTTGAATGACGGTCGCGCCGCTGCCGACAAAGGCCTGGTCTTCGATGACCACTCCCCCGCATACGGTTGCTCCAGGCGCGATATGCACATGGGCTCCCAGATTGCAGTCATGGTCTACGCTGGCGTTGGTGTTGATCACTGTATTTTCGCCAACGCGGCAGCCTGGTTGTATGACTGCGCCCGCCATGACCTGTACGCCTTCAGAGAGGGTGACGCTTTCGTCGACCCAGGCTCGTGGATGGACCAGCGCTGGGAAACGATAGCCTCTCCGGCGAAGCGACATATGCAGCTGCAAGCGGATTTCGTCATCAAGGCTTGGCCCCACTCCGTTCAGAAGCAGACAACCCTCAGGGCTCCAGTGGCGCAGGATTTCGTCTCCTCCCAGCACGTTCAGCCCGTGCCTCGTCCTGATCTTTTGTTCCGCCAAAACGGGGTCACACAGGCCATGGACCATCAGGCCCAGGGCCCTGGCCAGGGACAGCACGACCTTGGCATGGCCACCAGCCCCAAGCAGGATGTGGGGCCTAAGTTTACTCATGAGCGAGCGCCTCCCCTGCTGTAAAGTGTCTTTTAGCCCGAGTTCCGACGAGACTCCAGAGCTCGTTGGCCTCAATTCCGTGTCCACATCGTGCCGTGGCCAGATCTTCGCGGGTGATGATGGATTCTGCGGGAATGTCCCTGGCTGCGATGACTTGTTGCCTGGCGGCGCGCCGGGTGTCCCACTCGCCAGGTTGAGGAGTCTTGCGGCCACTGCCCATGGCGAGTTCAAGGGCCCGGATGTTCGAAATCATTTGCGTGAGCTCGCTAGGCTCTAGCGAAGCCTTGTGGTCCGGCCCGGGCAAGGTCCGATCAAGAGTGAAGTGTTTCTCGATGATGCACGCTCCCCGGGCCACCGCCGCGACGGGGATGAGCCAGCCTTCGGTATGGTCCGAGTAGCCCACTGGCAGGCCGAAAGAGGTTGCAAGGGTGTCCATCGCCCGCAGATTAACCTCTTCAGGTGGAGTGGGGTATTGAGATGTGCAGTGCAAAAGGCGGATGTGTCCTTCAAGCACCTGTCTGCTCTCCGGTCTACTCCAGTTTTGCCAGATTTCTTCCAGGCTGGATGGCTCCGTCGCATGCATCAGCCCGTGCGCTATGATGGCCAGCGCCCCTTCCACCTCGGCCAGAGTGCCCATGCCTGTGGAAACGACAAGTGGTTTGCCGGTGCGGGCGAAGCGCCAGAGCAGGGGCCCGTTGGTGAGTTCGCCTGAAGGGATCTTGTACAGAGGCAGATCCAGGGTGGTAAGAAAATCGAGGCTTCCGGCATCAAAGGCCGTGGAGAGGAATTGAATGCCTCTGCTCTTGGCATGTGCGTGCAATTCCACGTGCCACTCGCAGGGCAACTCGAGCTTCTTCAGCATCTCGACCTGGGTTTCCGTGGTTCCGGTATTCGCCTTCTGGTAGCCAGCCTTGGGCGCAGAGGACGAAGCCAATTTTTCGGCCTTGAAGGTCTGAAATTTAACGGCATCAGCCCCGGCATCGGCAGCGGCATCGACCAGGGCAAGGGCAAAGTCGCGTCTGCCGTTATGGTTAACTCCGGCTTCCGCAATGATGTATACGTGTTCAGTATGCATGTTCAAGATTGAAAAAGGCTTTCGGTTTAAAGAGGTCTGCGCGTTTGAGCACCTGGGCAATTTGCCGGGCCGTGCGGCCTTGTCCGTAGGGGTTGGACTTTTTGGCGGAAAGCGAGATGTGTTCGGCGGAAAGCGCCTGACTGATGCAAGCGGTGATGGATTGAGCCTGCGGTGCGCAGTGCAGCACCGAGTTTGCCGCCAGCCTGCCCTGCTGCCGTGTTCCGATGTTGACTGTAGGCACGCCAAACGAAGGCGCTTCAATGATGCCGCTGGATGAATTTCCGATAACCGCTGCGGACTCCGCCAATGCGGAAAGGTAGCGCTTGGAGCCCATGGATTGGATGGCCACAACTCTTTCGGGATTGTTGCGGGCATACTCGTTGAGCATGGGGATGAGTGCGCGCCCACCGTTGTCGGCGT is a genomic window of Desulfomicrobium baculatum DSM 4028 containing:
- a CDS encoding DUF748 domain-containing protein; translated protein: MKIIRESWKNLIWWQKTLAITTCCVALYAAIGFLLLPRIASYVLVEKVAPALSRQISVGEIRVNPFAMTADVSDFVIREPDESGEFVAFDRLHANLELSSIPRLALVVREARVDGPRIHIRLGQDGQTNFSDLTVGSAEPGPERTGEPMLLPLIVEPFTIGNGTLTFEDQARGVSHVVDQIQFNLPRFSSRKKDWETFMTPTLSFRANGAPFNLEGRTTPFSNSLKTEFDLNVIDLALPQYWAYAMARENLQLSKGFLNLESKLAFEQFEDALPTFSLQGTITGRDIELVDDGEPVLTAARTEAVMDDISILNLRLGLSSVVLEQPYLRVVRHKDGSLNWMHYFVPPDAPVDSPANATAPSTPIAQNASAPITVEDGNIAGGDPNAANASAANANTTVAAVTGNASMNEALEIDNATAARRDTARTLLLQVPTIRLVDGRVHFRDETTSFTKEIESLDLTITDLDTSLNATSVAGLQMRTADGEAIDTNATFSVSPFRVLALIEVRDLDIPSYASYFKDALPLTLATAKADAGIRFAIDGEDRALRLEDSSLEIRDLSLKAADGAGEIKLGRAALDNIFLNLADNSMRTGMLTLDGATFSTALDKAGRARLLDAMGAPAKKKSDSSGQTKSDPAAWNIAMAGASLKGVDLATGDKAAPTPIRISSLQVGPVTADTKAQSVQVGPVELNLAVDLVRQANGDLNLAKLFAPGQTAPAKTAAPAKATAPAWTVAVEQFSLAGTSVSITDQTLAKPVRLDLDQITLTAKSLSSDLGKAVPLTLSCRVEETGTVKASGDIVPATMSSKGSLTLSRIPLAVASAYAADVALIDIPAGRLGGKLDWRMGGKTPDQISGSLQVDGLRVTEGRSRTELFGFKTLDVNRLALQLSPLALKIAQVDLDEPRGNFVIDGQGKTSLERIAPTAKKKTPTKTSAKSEGLTALEIGAVNLKKGRFSFADKSLSPQFESIVFPLDLTVTGFSLDPAKRTELDLTAIIDGSAPITAKGWVSPLKSPVEASSIVTLRNLDLVALSSYSSKFIAYPVASGQLDWEISVDTSENKLSMGNAIKARQLELGDKVESPDAADVPIKLGLALLRDMSGNITINLPVKGDLTDPKFSIGGIVMQAFLGLIVKAIASPFSLLASLVPDGGGEDLNKLPFPPGLAVPAPETMPNMQALADILAQRPGIKISIHGHSDTAADRQALAERQFMRKLQVIKFDDLPRREREKTNLEELEITDEEYPELLWDAYKEEPVEKEKGAFGMHKEVPREVQEAKLRELIRITDDDLVRLAATRAEFVKNHLVQELGVDAGRIFLGKSGPQALSGAHEATVEIQQ
- a CDS encoding cytidylyltransferase domain-containing protein, giving the protein MKILGLIPARGGSKRIHGKNVKLLGSLPLIAWTIRAALVSNACSHIVVSTDDVNIAATAEKFGATVPGLRPPQLATDVATSVDVALYELDRHEEAYGAVDGLLLLQPTSPFRTAESIKKAVTLYEMTKGHNAVVSVSKAPVHPAWCFRLKKSGMEPYLGREGIERRSQDLEAAYALNGAIYLISPQMLRSGHSFLPERTVPFVMESIYEALDIDTENDWMLAEFFLTSTAIKNR
- a CDS encoding nucleotidyltransferase family protein, encoding MPNPDKHAWSSALLSINSTIQDAIQSLNASTLQIVMVVDEHGKLLGTVTDGDIRRGLLRGLDLRTGIEQILFTNPLVAPPEMSREMILHLMRVNRLLQMPVVDGQHKVVGLHLWNDIIAQPERKNLMVIMAGGMGTRLLPYTEDCPKPMLPVAGKPMLEHIIERAKNEGFRHFVLAVRYLAHVVEDYFGDGAKWDVRISYLHEDTPLGTAGALGLLDPKPMEPVVVTNGDVLTDVRYGEIVDFHIYHQAAATMAVRMHEWQHPFGVVQTNGVSIVGFEEKPVFRTHVNAGIYVLGAEALRLVPSGKPSDMPDIFELLRLRDERIIAYPMHEIWTDVGRPDDLKKVRNEMRPESGE
- a CDS encoding acetyltransferase — encoded protein: MSKLRPHILLGAGGHAKVVLSLARALGLMVHGLCDPVLAEQKIRTRHGLNVLGGDEILRHWSPEGCLLLNGVGPSLDDEIRLQLHMSLRRRGYRFPALVHPRAWVDESVTLSEGVQVMAGAVIQPGCRVGENTVINTNASVDHDCNLGAHVHIAPGATVCGGVVIEDQAFVGSGATVIQNIRIGRRSVVAACTALVRNLAANECVMAAPIRKNTRHPDRK
- the neuB gene encoding N-acetylneuraminate synthase; amino-acid sequence: MHTEHVYIIAEAGVNHNGRRDFALALVDAAADAGADAVKFQTFKAEKLASSSAPKAGYQKANTGTTETQVEMLKKLELPCEWHVELHAHAKSRGIQFLSTAFDAGSLDFLTTLDLPLYKIPSGELTNGPLLWRFARTGKPLVVSTGMGTLAEVEGALAIIAHGLMHATEPSSLEEIWQNWSRPESRQVLEGHIRLLHCTSQYPTPPEEVNLRAMDTLATSFGLPVGYSDHTEGWLIPVAAVARGACIIEKHFTLDRTLPGPDHKASLEPSELTQMISNIRALELAMGSGRKTPQPGEWDTRRAARQQVIAARDIPAESIITREDLATARCGHGIEANELWSLVGTRAKRHFTAGEALAHE